A genomic stretch from Candidatus Nitrososphaera gargensis Ga9.2 includes:
- a CDS encoding mechanosensitive ion channel family protein, protein MSAENATVSSSWFGIPGTIDVFGIPVELLTILLTIVIIVAGFVIAHSVRIVTTRYLGSHLPPDTRKTIGRISYYVIIAIALFSALGVSGIDLSGVFLAGGIAGIVIGFATQSLFSNLISGIFLQVDKPMKIGDPVLITGKLPDVAGIVVEITTLSSRLRMFDGTYVRLPNSDVFLSEIRNFSGAAARRVEISVRIAYREDTTKVVEMIRKSLRETPLVLIEPEPDIYVDSLGDSAVNINVWCWVPFSVWFNMRKQLVEQVKKELDANRIEIPLPQRIVYLADRSHSRKGGSSLGVSSGEIHEGLNIDEYMHQND, encoded by the coding sequence TTGTCGGCAGAAAACGCAACAGTATCCTCTTCGTGGTTCGGGATACCCGGAACCATAGATGTGTTTGGGATACCTGTTGAGCTGCTTACCATTCTGCTGACGATCGTGATAATCGTAGCCGGCTTTGTGATAGCACATTCCGTCCGGATCGTTACAACAAGATACCTTGGCTCACATCTTCCTCCAGATACTCGCAAGACTATCGGCAGGATAAGCTACTATGTGATAATAGCAATCGCGCTCTTCTCCGCACTAGGCGTCTCTGGCATCGACCTATCCGGTGTATTCTTGGCAGGAGGGATAGCGGGCATCGTCATCGGCTTTGCGACACAGTCGCTCTTCTCAAACCTGATCTCGGGCATCTTTCTGCAGGTAGACAAGCCAATGAAGATAGGCGACCCAGTCCTCATAACAGGCAAGCTGCCGGATGTCGCCGGCATAGTGGTAGAGATAACGACGCTTTCTTCGCGGCTCCGCATGTTCGACGGCACGTATGTCAGGCTCCCAAACTCAGATGTGTTCCTCTCTGAGATCCGGAACTTTTCTGGTGCAGCGGCAAGGCGGGTCGAAATAAGCGTGCGTATTGCGTACAGAGAAGACACCACAAAGGTAGTTGAGATGATCAGAAAGAGTCTGAGAGAAACGCCACTTGTGCTGATCGAGCCGGAGCCGGACATCTACGTGGACAGCCTCGGAGACTCGGCGGTCAACATCAATGTGTGGTGCTGGGTCCCGTTCTCTGTTTGGTTTAACATGAGGAAGCAGCTGGTGGAACAAGTAAAGAAGGAGCTTGATGCCAACAGGATCGAGATACCTTTGCCGCAGCGGATTGTCTACCTTGCCGACCGGAGCCACAGCCGTAAGGGCGGCTCTTCTCTTGGCGTATCTTCTGGAGAAATACATGAAGGGTTAAACATCGACGAGTATATGCATCAAAACGATTAG
- a CDS encoding 50S ribosomal protein L13, translating into MAEQKTVQKQQKTAVVVDATNCIAGRMCSHVSKLLLQGNRVVIVNAEKAMLSGNHYKTIELYKEHLEINSVTNPIHGPFHPRRPDTILSKMVRGMVPKRKSSGMTAFKRLRVYIGVPEEMKGAKMESFSDSKITKPESYYISIGEIAKQIGWKGEQ; encoded by the coding sequence TTGGCTGAGCAAAAAACAGTGCAAAAGCAACAAAAAACAGCAGTAGTCGTCGACGCGACAAACTGCATAGCAGGCAGGATGTGTTCGCACGTTTCAAAGCTGTTGCTTCAGGGCAACAGGGTCGTGATCGTAAACGCAGAAAAGGCGATGCTATCAGGCAACCACTACAAGACCATCGAGCTTTACAAGGAGCATCTGGAGATCAACTCGGTCACGAACCCGATTCACGGCCCGTTTCACCCAAGGAGGCCCGATACGATCCTGTCCAAGATGGTGAGAGGGATGGTGCCCAAGAGAAAGTCAAGTGGCATGACTGCGTTCAAGCGCCTGAGGGTATATATCGGGGTGCCTGAAGAAATGAAAGGTGCCAAGATGGAGTCATTTTCTGATTCCAAGATCACAAAGCCCGAGTCGTACTATATTTCGATTGGCGAAATTGCCAAGCAGATAGGGTGGAAGGGAGAGCAATAA
- a CDS encoding adenylate/guanylate cyclase domain-containing protein — translation MAEAKKEQGEEQDKTNKTLFDMMMSSSGASAQEPKTVDSETLVSQTQDRLWKALKRRYQYDVSLELGQKYLLNHVSSKIPLVIMYADLVGSTNMSMTLPADKLTTIIRAFTYEMSQVVDSHEGYVLKYVGDAVIAFFPASYNKLLACDRAVQCAKSMMAVVKNGINPILNQYDYPELNVKIGMDEGENVIVQYGHDRSSLIDILGYCMNIAAKITLLTGPNRISIGEDVYKMLHPSIKAKFKEMKLNPDEWKYTDRQTGKLYRVYTTQDGKA, via the coding sequence TTGGCCGAGGCAAAGAAGGAGCAGGGTGAAGAGCAGGACAAGACCAACAAGACGTTGTTCGATATGATGATGAGCAGCAGCGGAGCCAGCGCACAAGAGCCCAAGACAGTCGATTCTGAAACCCTTGTCTCGCAGACGCAGGACAGGCTTTGGAAGGCGCTCAAGCGGCGTTACCAGTACGATGTGTCGCTGGAGCTAGGGCAAAAGTACCTGCTCAACCACGTAAGCAGCAAGATCCCGCTTGTGATAATGTACGCCGACCTTGTGGGGTCGACTAATATGAGCATGACCCTGCCGGCCGACAAGCTGACGACAATCATACGCGCGTTTACCTACGAGATGTCGCAGGTGGTTGACAGCCACGAAGGCTACGTGCTCAAATACGTGGGCGATGCGGTCATTGCATTTTTCCCTGCAAGCTATAACAAGCTGCTTGCGTGCGACAGAGCTGTCCAGTGCGCCAAGTCGATGATGGCGGTGGTAAAGAATGGCATCAATCCGATCCTGAACCAGTACGACTATCCCGAATTGAACGTCAAGATAGGAATGGACGAAGGCGAAAACGTGATCGTGCAGTATGGACACGACCGGAGCTCGCTGATAGACATACTTGGCTACTGTATGAACATCGCGGCCAAGATAACCTTGCTGACAGGCCCGAACAGGATCTCGATCGGCGAAGATGTCTACAAGATGCTTCATCCCTCGATAAAGGCGAAGTTCAAGGAAATGAAGCTCAACCCTGACGAGTGGAAGTACACCGACAGGCAGACTGGCAAGCTCTACAGGGTGTACACGACGCAGGACGGCAAGGCTTAG
- a CDS encoding prefoldin subunit beta, with translation MSEQELPPWLREQVSRLQQLQQNLQAIMMQKQQLEVETVETDRALEELKKAGPDDAVYKNAGSVLVKAKKEDVIKELEEKKELSNTRVMVLGKQEARVKENLKEVENKINEMIRGMQGGAPGPSAGAGPKPKAE, from the coding sequence ATGAGCGAACAGGAACTTCCTCCGTGGCTGAGAGAACAGGTATCGCGATTACAGCAGCTCCAGCAGAACCTGCAGGCAATAATGATGCAAAAGCAGCAGCTGGAGGTTGAAACGGTAGAGACCGACAGGGCCCTTGAAGAGCTGAAAAAGGCAGGCCCTGACGATGCTGTATACAAGAACGCCGGCTCAGTGCTTGTCAAGGCAAAGAAAGAGGATGTCATCAAGGAACTGGAAGAAAAGAAGGAGCTGTCAAATACCCGCGTGATGGTTCTTGGCAAGCAGGAGGCAAGGGTAAAGGAAAACCTGAAGGAAGTCGAGAACAAGATAAACGAAATGATACGCGGCATGCAGGGTGGTGCACCCGGTCCATCTGCCGGTGCAGGTCCAAAACCAAAGGCTGAATAA
- the rrp42 gene encoding exosome complex protein Rrp42 has translation MSSSRRSTIIVEHLRRQQMWDSLARGKRLDGRDFNEQRPLEIEVDVIKKANGSARVKLGDSEVIAGIKVETGEPFEGLEEKGALIVTAEVLPTASPYIEPGPPDEEVVELARVVDRGVRESEMIDLDQLVLVPGKIVYTIFVDCSVINADGNLFDATSYAVVASLLTAKLPILEMKDDKVVDTGQTRPMPVTTIPVSITAARIGDYVVIDPTAEEEGCMDARITITTNDEGFCAIQKGHTGAFTVDQLKKAAETARIKGEEVRARLKELAKNNG, from the coding sequence ATGAGCTCGTCAAGGAGATCTACGATAATAGTAGAACACCTGCGCAGGCAGCAGATGTGGGACTCGCTTGCCCGTGGCAAGAGGCTTGATGGCAGGGACTTTAACGAGCAGAGGCCGCTTGAAATCGAGGTTGATGTGATAAAGAAGGCCAACGGCTCTGCAAGGGTTAAGCTTGGCGACTCGGAAGTTATTGCAGGCATCAAGGTAGAGACAGGCGAGCCGTTTGAAGGGCTCGAAGAAAAAGGCGCTCTCATTGTGACAGCCGAAGTGCTGCCGACCGCGTCTCCATACATCGAGCCGGGACCGCCAGATGAAGAGGTGGTCGAGCTGGCAAGAGTAGTCGACAGGGGTGTCAGAGAATCAGAAATGATAGACCTTGACCAGCTGGTGCTAGTGCCAGGTAAGATTGTCTACACGATATTCGTAGACTGTAGTGTGATAAACGCTGACGGGAACCTGTTCGACGCGACATCATATGCTGTCGTGGCATCGCTCCTGACTGCCAAACTGCCGATACTTGAAATGAAGGACGATAAGGTGGTCGACACGGGCCAGACGAGGCCGATGCCGGTGACTACCATACCGGTTTCGATAACCGCGGCAAGGATCGGCGACTATGTGGTGATAGACCCCACGGCGGAAGAAGAGGGCTGCATGGACGCAAGGATAACGATAACTACCAACGACGAAGGCTTTTGTGCGATCCAGAAGGGGCACACTGGCGCATTCACAGTCGACCAGCTAAAGAAGGCAGCAGAGACAGCAAGAATTAAAGGAGAGGAAGTACGGGCAAGACTAAAGGAGCTGGCAAAGAATAATGGTTAA
- a CDS encoding eL43 family ribosomal protein, whose protein sequence is MVKKGSTNLKGLGIKFGATVRKRYGKVHRTLHKKRRCPSCGSLRFGRLAVGIWQCPKCNFKIASGAYDIDLEKLQS, encoded by the coding sequence ATGGTTAAGAAAGGCTCGACAAACCTGAAGGGTCTTGGGATAAAGTTCGGGGCAACCGTGCGCAAGCGCTACGGTAAGGTCCACCGCACGCTCCACAAAAAGCGTAGATGCCCGTCATGCGGCTCGCTCAGGTTCGGCCGGCTGGCGGTAGGCATCTGGCAGTGCCCCAAGTGCAACTTTAAGATCGCGTCAGGGGCGTACGACATCGACCTTGAAAAGCTACAGAGCTAA
- a CDS encoding 50S ribosomal protein L18e translates to MMFANTMVDNTIWTLRSAFKKNKAPIWRALEEELAGPRANRREINVRRLAEITKAGEVVVIPGKILGTGSLGHKLTICAFSISETAAKKVVESGGKVVTFEDLIKKHPDGKGVRIIG, encoded by the coding sequence ATGATGTTTGCCAATACAATGGTCGATAACACTATCTGGACTCTTCGCTCCGCCTTCAAGAAAAACAAGGCGCCGATCTGGCGGGCTCTGGAGGAGGAGCTCGCAGGCCCAAGGGCGAATAGGCGCGAGATAAACGTAAGAAGGCTCGCCGAGATCACCAAGGCCGGCGAGGTGGTAGTAATTCCCGGCAAGATTCTGGGAACTGGCAGCCTAGGTCACAAGCTGACGATTTGCGCTTTTTCAATATCTGAAACTGCCGCCAAGAAAGTAGTCGAATCAGGCGGCAAGGTCGTGACGTTTGAAGATCTGATAAAGAAGCATCCAGACGGAAAGGGAGTGCGTATAATTGGCTGA
- a CDS encoding DNA-directed RNA polymerase subunit D, whose amino-acid sequence MASPSVEVVEKSDERIVVRFNNIPRQYVNSLRRLAISEVPTLAIDDVVILENSSVMHDEAVAHRLGLIPLRTDPGRFVMPHECDCKSTLGCSKCRVLLVLDAEASEKTLVVTSGELVSEDEMVKPVSKDIPIIVLAPNQKLKFEAYARLGTGKDHAKWQPTSAAIVKDGKDESEIILVIESNGALTAEEILTGAAERLAAKVKNFKQVVSSLKVPKNA is encoded by the coding sequence TTGGCTTCTCCGTCCGTTGAAGTTGTTGAGAAATCCGATGAGAGGATCGTTGTCAGGTTTAACAATATTCCAAGGCAGTATGTAAATTCGCTCCGCAGGCTGGCGATAAGCGAAGTCCCCACACTGGCTATTGACGACGTTGTAATACTTGAAAACTCGTCCGTTATGCACGATGAGGCAGTGGCCCACAGGCTTGGGCTCATCCCCCTCCGCACCGACCCCGGCAGGTTCGTCATGCCACACGAATGCGACTGCAAGAGCACTCTTGGTTGCAGCAAGTGCAGGGTGCTCCTTGTGCTCGACGCGGAGGCAAGCGAAAAGACGCTTGTAGTGACATCTGGCGAGCTGGTGTCTGAGGACGAGATGGTCAAGCCGGTAAGCAAGGACATCCCGATAATCGTTCTGGCACCAAACCAGAAACTAAAGTTCGAAGCGTATGCAAGGCTTGGCACAGGCAAGGACCATGCCAAATGGCAGCCGACCTCGGCAGCGATCGTCAAGGACGGCAAGGACGAAAGCGAGATAATTCTGGTGATAGAGTCGAATGGCGCGCTGACGGCAGAAGAGATACTGACCGGCGCGGCAGAGCGGCTTGCGGCAAAGGTCAAGAACTTTAAGCAGGTGGTATCGTCGCTCAAGGTACCAAAGAATGCCTAG
- a CDS encoding KEOPS complex subunit Pcc1 has protein sequence MKSYRAKIRVSAKSSRVAASIHDALAPDLKRLPKTEGRAAISLKNSDIIFDIETPDIASLRASINSYIRLADASYKCIVTAASNN, from the coding sequence TTGAAAAGCTACAGAGCTAAGATCAGGGTTTCTGCAAAGTCAAGCCGCGTCGCAGCTTCTATTCATGACGCACTTGCCCCCGACCTCAAGCGTCTGCCCAAGACAGAGGGCAGGGCAGCAATTTCTCTGAAAAACTCAGACATTATTTTCGATATTGAGACACCAGACATTGCGTCGCTCCGCGCAAGCATCAACTCGTACATCCGGTTGGCAGATGCCTCCTACAAGTGCATAGTGACAGCAGCTAGTAATAATTAA
- a CDS encoding ERCC4 domain-containing protein, which yields MPATRIVVDEREKNSGIPELLKNAGAVIDFAQLKVGDYIVSPETAVERKTVRDLISSIYDGRLFVQCSDLVKHYQKPLLVVQGNIAELTEIPEDAEDMDVKKLAERMPLAYDALATVATEFRIPIIHTPSADQTAQLLVTLVNKSLQEGKATGPLLRKIKKENPVYIQQLSVLSSVPGVGEKLAARMLEKFHTPKRALNASVAELATIPGFGLARAERVRKVLDSPNNVKQIVQRTLFEQDSEN from the coding sequence GTGCCTGCCACCCGAATAGTTGTTGACGAGAGGGAGAAGAACAGCGGCATCCCTGAACTACTAAAGAACGCCGGCGCGGTTATTGACTTTGCGCAACTAAAGGTAGGCGACTATATCGTTTCGCCAGAAACAGCCGTCGAGCGGAAAACAGTCCGCGACCTGATAAGCTCGATCTATGACGGCAGGCTCTTTGTGCAGTGCTCCGACCTTGTCAAGCATTACCAAAAGCCGTTATTAGTGGTGCAGGGCAACATTGCCGAGCTTACAGAAATCCCTGAAGACGCAGAGGATATGGATGTAAAGAAACTTGCAGAGCGCATGCCGCTTGCCTACGACGCGCTTGCGACTGTCGCGACAGAGTTCCGAATCCCCATAATACACACGCCTTCTGCAGACCAGACCGCGCAGCTGCTCGTGACGCTTGTAAACAAGAGCCTCCAGGAGGGCAAGGCCACCGGACCGTTGCTCAGAAAGATCAAGAAAGAAAATCCTGTTTACATACAACAGCTGTCAGTGCTCTCGTCAGTGCCGGGAGTAGGGGAGAAGCTTGCGGCAAGGATGCTTGAAAAGTTCCACACGCCCAAGAGGGCCCTCAACGCTTCCGTGGCCGAGCTTGCAACCATACCAGGCTTTGGGCTTGCAAGGGCAGAGCGCGTACGCAAAGTCCTCGACTCTCCCAATAATGTCAAGCAGATAGTGCAAAGGACGCTCTTTGAGCAGGACAGCGAAAACTAA
- a CDS encoding MFS transporter yields the protein MEPKKDSDFSNVKHLGLVSFFTDLSSEMVFGLLPLFLTGPLGASRTLLGLVEGVAEMLGYTVRMASGVTSDRVQKRKPLVLIGYSLSAASKPFFALAGGWADAFAVRSADRVGKGIRTAPRDALISESVPEAKVARAFGLHRSLDQAGAIIGPLVAFALFPFVGFAGVFYFSLVPGSIAVVILIFFVKEKFVPSSEVKRSIAGNIRHVLAEKKLVALLVIMGMFSVGAFNFSFVLIRASDLGVADSMVVLVYAVINTAHTLIGYPAGMLADRVGKEKVLSISYGIFLASTVLMLLSTSSAHAYLLAVVYGLYIGIAETVQRAVVPKYVASHMRGTAYGLYNMVIGSSFLVANLVFGFLLDLSGMPAAALYSIVTSTVAIAGLVGFQTLTRSRGS from the coding sequence TTGGAACCCAAAAAGGATAGTGACTTCAGTAATGTCAAGCATCTTGGGCTTGTCAGCTTCTTTACCGACCTATCATCAGAGATGGTCTTTGGGCTCCTGCCGCTGTTCTTGACAGGGCCGCTCGGCGCTTCAAGGACGCTCCTTGGGCTCGTGGAAGGCGTGGCAGAAATGCTGGGCTACACCGTCAGGATGGCGTCAGGGGTCACCTCTGACAGGGTACAAAAGAGGAAGCCACTCGTGCTAATTGGATACTCACTATCGGCTGCGAGCAAGCCGTTCTTTGCGCTGGCAGGCGGCTGGGCAGACGCATTTGCCGTACGATCGGCAGACAGGGTGGGCAAGGGGATAAGAACTGCGCCAAGGGACGCGCTGATAAGTGAGTCTGTGCCTGAGGCAAAGGTCGCCCGCGCCTTTGGTCTCCATCGGTCTCTGGATCAGGCGGGCGCGATAATAGGGCCGCTTGTTGCCTTTGCGCTCTTTCCGTTTGTAGGGTTCGCCGGCGTGTTCTACTTTTCGCTCGTTCCCGGATCAATCGCAGTAGTTATCCTGATATTTTTTGTAAAGGAAAAGTTTGTGCCATCATCAGAGGTCAAGCGCTCAATCGCCGGCAATATACGACACGTCCTGGCAGAAAAAAAGTTAGTCGCGCTTTTGGTCATAATGGGAATGTTCAGCGTTGGTGCGTTCAACTTTTCATTCGTGCTCATAAGGGCTTCGGATCTTGGGGTTGCGGATAGCATGGTTGTCTTGGTCTATGCCGTGATAAACACCGCACATACCCTGATCGGATACCCTGCGGGGATGCTGGCAGACAGGGTTGGAAAGGAGAAGGTGTTATCCATCTCTTACGGCATTTTTCTTGCAAGCACGGTGCTTATGCTCCTGTCCACAAGTTCGGCTCACGCATACCTGCTTGCAGTGGTCTATGGCCTTTACATCGGGATAGCCGAAACTGTCCAGAGGGCAGTAGTGCCAAAGTATGTCGCAAGCCACATGCGCGGCACTGCCTATGGGCTGTACAACATGGTCATCGGGTCTTCGTTTCTGGTTGCAAACCTTGTTTTTGGGTTCCTGCTTGATTTGTCCGGCATGCCGGCTGCAGCCTTATACAGCATTGTGACTTCTACAGTTGCCATAGCTGGACTGGTCGGTTTTCAGACTCTGACGCGGTCTAGGGGATCTTAG
- a CDS encoding winged helix-turn-helix domain-containing protein, with amino-acid sequence MKYRSRADICTEILKIADRGTSKTKIMYGAYLSFTQLREYLKLLLDNGMLSFDEKTMQYRTTETGHNFIKMYERIDQMFDRKQQTGSEKG; translated from the coding sequence TTGAAATACAGAAGCAGGGCGGATATCTGCACCGAGATCCTAAAAATTGCAGATAGGGGCACTTCAAAGACAAAGATAATGTACGGCGCATATCTCTCCTTCACGCAACTCAGGGAGTATCTAAAGTTGCTCCTTGACAACGGGATGCTATCCTTTGACGAAAAGACCATGCAGTACAGGACTACCGAGACGGGACACAACTTTATCAAAATGTATGAACGCATAGACCAGATGTTTGACAGAAAGCAGCAGACGGGTTCCGAAAAAGGCTAA
- a CDS encoding NOB1 family endonuclease: MDSQNSSSRYALDASAFYAGTPFLSSAVSYYCTTQAILDEVKHIKKSHGAIEALSAAGNLEIIDPGKSSIEKVKAAAKKTGDYRKLSQADVSIIALALQLETTLLTDDYAVANVASALKIPVKSSSGKGIKETRKWISYCSACGRAFGPEAKECPLCGNKLRRKYRVTS, encoded by the coding sequence TTGGATTCTCAAAATTCGAGTTCTAGGTATGCCCTCGACGCAAGCGCGTTCTATGCAGGCACACCATTCCTATCCTCTGCTGTCAGTTACTACTGCACAACTCAGGCAATCCTTGACGAGGTAAAACATATCAAAAAGTCGCACGGTGCTATCGAGGCACTCTCTGCCGCCGGCAATTTGGAGATAATAGACCCTGGCAAGAGCAGCATTGAAAAGGTCAAGGCTGCGGCAAAGAAAACCGGCGACTATAGAAAACTTTCGCAGGCAGACGTTTCGATAATCGCCCTTGCGCTCCAGCTGGAAACAACACTCCTGACGGACGACTATGCAGTCGCAAACGTAGCTTCGGCGCTGAAAATCCCTGTCAAGTCCAGCTCTGGCAAGGGCATAAAGGAGACCAGAAAGTGGATATCCTACTGCAGCGCATGCGGCAGGGCGTTTGGGCCAGAGGCAAAAGAATGCCCGCTATGCGGCAACAAGCTGCGTCGGAAATACAGGGTCACTTCTTAG
- the rpsI gene encoding 30S ribosomal protein S9: MMTNKVELYPGQRKSSRAVATIAKGSGKVRINNTPAELITPDIAKEMVLTPLTLVGDYRNKVDIDVQVHGGGFMGRAFASAVAISRALTGQEKGGKDPKEHPFTKSVREEIRKKITEYDRHLLSGDSRQTESKKFGGPGARRRKQKSYR; encoded by the coding sequence ATAATGACAAACAAGGTAGAGCTCTATCCGGGGCAGCGCAAATCAAGCAGGGCAGTTGCCACGATTGCAAAAGGCTCCGGCAAGGTAAGGATAAACAACACCCCGGCTGAATTGATAACTCCCGATATTGCAAAGGAGATGGTGCTGACTCCGCTCACGCTTGTAGGCGACTACCGCAACAAGGTCGACATTGACGTGCAGGTGCACGGCGGCGGCTTTATGGGCAGGGCGTTTGCAAGTGCGGTCGCGATCTCTAGGGCGCTGACAGGCCAAGAGAAGGGCGGCAAAGACCCGAAGGAGCACCCTTTCACAAAGAGCGTGCGCGAAGAGATAAGGAAAAAGATAACCGAGTACGACAGGCACCTCTTGTCAGGCGACAGCAGGCAGACAGAATCCAAGAAATTCGGCGGCCCCGGTGCTAGGCGTAGAAAGCAAAAGTCGTACCGTTAA
- a CDS encoding ribosome assembly factor SBDS: MTDKFTVARLTLDGDKFELLVKPDPALEYKLGKRADISSVLVSDEIYSDANKGSRASSEKMMKHFKTTDAAEVAKQILARGELNLTTDQRRKMVEEKKKQIVQFINKSFVDPKTHLPHPIIRIEAAMDEARVIIDPFKKADDQAKTVVDALRKILPLKSETAKLTVTVPPQFAAQSYSVLKSTGDLRSEEWLSDGSLRAVLEMNASLKGQFLDRLGSVTKGSAQVKEG; encoded by the coding sequence ATGACGGACAAGTTTACAGTCGCCCGCCTCACTCTGGACGGCGACAAGTTCGAGCTATTGGTCAAGCCCGACCCCGCTCTGGAATACAAGCTGGGCAAGAGGGCAGACATTTCAAGCGTGCTTGTGTCAGATGAGATCTACTCTGACGCAAACAAGGGCTCAAGGGCGTCTAGCGAAAAAATGATGAAACACTTCAAGACAACCGACGCGGCAGAAGTGGCCAAGCAGATACTTGCAAGGGGCGAGCTTAACCTTACGACTGACCAGCGTAGAAAGATGGTGGAGGAAAAGAAAAAGCAGATCGTCCAGTTCATCAACAAGAGCTTTGTGGACCCCAAGACGCACCTGCCACACCCCATCATTAGGATAGAGGCGGCGATGGACGAGGCAAGGGTGATTATCGACCCGTTCAAAAAGGCAGACGATCAGGCCAAGACGGTCGTGGACGCACTACGCAAGATACTGCCGCTCAAGTCAGAGACTGCAAAACTGACAGTCACTGTGCCGCCCCAGTTTGCTGCCCAGTCATACAGCGTGTTAAAGTCAACAGGCGACCTCAGGAGCGAAGAGTGGCTATCTGACGGCTCGCTCAGAGCGGTGCTTGAAATGAACGCCAGCCTCAAGGGACAGTTCCTCGACAGGTTGGGCTCGGTCACAAAGGGCTCGGCTCAGGTAAAGGAAGGCTAG
- the rrp41 gene encoding exosome complex exonuclease Rrp41 encodes MTQTRNLIDENGKRTDGRGIDELREVKITVGTVKNADGSAFIEFGKNKILAAVYGPREVHPKHMAQSDRCVLRCRYHMSPFSTDTRKNPAPSRREVEISKVMREALEPALMLEDYPRAAIDVFVEVLQSDGGSRCAGITAAAVALADAGINMRDLVAACAAGKVDDKIVLDINDTEDKEGSADMPVAYMPRLEQITLLQLDGKLTPDQFNECLDKAIGGCKMVYEIQKQALMQKYFGNETELKEEAQ; translated from the coding sequence ATGACTCAAACAAGAAATTTGATAGACGAAAATGGAAAAAGAACTGACGGGCGGGGCATTGACGAGCTCCGTGAAGTAAAGATAACTGTCGGCACCGTGAAAAATGCCGACGGCTCGGCGTTCATTGAATTTGGAAAGAACAAGATACTGGCGGCCGTGTATGGCCCACGCGAAGTGCATCCAAAGCACATGGCGCAGTCCGATAGGTGCGTGCTCCGCTGCAGGTACCACATGTCGCCGTTCTCGACAGACACACGCAAGAACCCCGCCCCCTCGAGGAGGGAGGTAGAGATTTCAAAGGTCATGCGCGAGGCACTCGAGCCTGCACTGATGCTGGAGGACTACCCAAGGGCCGCAATCGATGTCTTTGTCGAAGTGCTCCAGTCTGACGGGGGATCGCGCTGCGCAGGCATTACAGCGGCAGCGGTGGCCCTGGCAGATGCCGGCATTAATATGCGCGACCTTGTGGCCGCGTGCGCCGCAGGCAAGGTCGACGATAAGATAGTGCTTGATATCAACGACACGGAAGATAAGGAGGGCAGCGCAGATATGCCCGTTGCATACATGCCGCGCCTAGAGCAGATCACCCTTTTGCAGCTGGACGGCAAGCTGACGCCAGATCAGTTCAACGAATGCCTCGACAAGGCGATTGGCGGCTGCAAGATGGTCTATGAAATCCAAAAACAGGCGTTGATGCAAAAGTATTTTGGCAATGAAACTGAGCTAAAGGAGGAAGCACAATAA